One part of the Actinotignum schaalii genome encodes these proteins:
- a CDS encoding ParA family protein, which yields MSDPRKKVGRRAAPSSAPSPAPQDRDTPIARELREDFKRLKKVKASKFQKPEHTRVVAVTNQKGGVGKTTTAVNMAAALALNGMRVLLVDADAQGNASTGLGISPQEERNDVYEVFKGQARLEDVLIQLEDIPNLYVAPSSITLAAVDFELGQVPGRYSILRDAIRETMDSFAAQGKAFDFVFIDCPPSMALLPVSALVAADEVLVPIQAEFYALQGVAQLVQTVEDVRSSRNDKLHISAFIVTMVDTRTNLAKDVSEEVRSHFGDRVLHTEIPRSVAAAEAPSFGKSVLTHDPRNRAAIAYLAAAKEFSALS from the coding sequence ATGAGTGATCCCCGTAAAAAAGTTGGACGTCGTGCTGCGCCGAGTTCGGCACCTTCGCCTGCACCACAGGATCGGGACACTCCGATCGCCCGCGAACTTCGAGAGGATTTTAAGCGCCTCAAGAAGGTGAAGGCGAGTAAATTCCAGAAGCCGGAACATACTCGCGTTGTTGCGGTGACGAATCAAAAGGGCGGTGTCGGTAAAACCACCACTGCCGTGAATATGGCGGCTGCCCTGGCACTCAATGGGATGCGAGTCTTACTTGTTGATGCGGATGCGCAGGGGAATGCCTCCACTGGTTTAGGTATTAGCCCACAGGAAGAACGCAACGACGTTTACGAAGTTTTTAAGGGCCAGGCACGACTCGAGGATGTTCTTATTCAACTCGAGGATATTCCGAATCTCTACGTGGCTCCCTCGAGTATTACCTTGGCAGCCGTTGATTTTGAATTAGGCCAGGTGCCGGGGCGTTATTCTATTTTGCGTGACGCGATCCGGGAAACAATGGATAGTTTCGCGGCGCAGGGTAAGGCTTTCGACTTTGTATTTATTGATTGCCCGCCGAGCATGGCACTGTTACCGGTGAGTGCGCTGGTGGCTGCCGATGAGGTGCTGGTACCGATTCAGGCGGAGTTTTACGCCCTCCAGGGTGTGGCTCAATTGGTGCAGACGGTTGAGGATGTGCGCTCATCTCGCAATGACAAGCTACATATTTCGGCATTCATCGTGACGATGGTGGATACCCGCACAAATCTGGCTAAGGACGTATCTGAGGAAGTGCGTTCGCACTTTGGTGACCGAGTGCTCCATACGGAGATTCCTCGGTCGGTGGCTGCTGCGGAAGCGCCGTCTTTCGGGAAGAGCGTTCTCACCCACGATCCCCGAAATCGGGCGGCTATTGCCTATCTTGCGGCAGCAAAAGAGTTTTCAGCTCTCTCATAG
- the rsmG gene encoding 16S rRNA (guanine(527)-N(7))-methyltransferase RsmG has translation MAEEHPMIEVPPAAGAEHFGTATWGTLLHFARLLEEEGEVRGLVGPRELGRLWSRHLLNSLAIEEFIPANATVGDVGSGAGFPGIVLAIVRPDVTVTLIESMERRTEWLRYVVGELGLRNVKVRTARAEQLKGRFAADIVTARAVAALKKLLPWTMPLVKPGGRLVALKGERAAQEIDDAAAQLQRYGAAEVAVHTVVPFGTDEATRVVEVLKKAS, from the coding sequence ATGGCGGAAGAACATCCGATGATCGAGGTTCCTCCTGCCGCCGGTGCCGAGCATTTCGGCACGGCGACATGGGGAACCTTGCTTCATTTTGCGCGCCTGCTCGAAGAAGAAGGCGAGGTGCGCGGGCTTGTGGGGCCGCGCGAACTGGGCCGCTTGTGGTCCCGGCACCTACTCAATTCCCTCGCTATTGAGGAATTCATCCCGGCGAATGCCACGGTGGGCGATGTGGGTTCCGGCGCTGGTTTCCCCGGAATTGTGCTGGCGATTGTGCGGCCGGACGTGACCGTCACGTTGATTGAATCCATGGAGCGGCGCACCGAATGGCTGCGCTACGTGGTGGGCGAGCTTGGTTTGCGGAACGTCAAGGTGCGGACCGCCCGCGCCGAGCAACTCAAGGGTCGGTTCGCGGCGGATATTGTGACGGCCCGCGCGGTGGCTGCACTCAAGAAACTGCTGCCGTGGACGATGCCGCTGGTCAAACCCGGCGGACGCCTAGTTGCCCTCAAGGGCGAGCGTGCTGCCCAAGAAATTGACGACGCCGCAGCGCAGTTGCAGCGTTACGGAGCTGCGGAGGTTGCGGTTCATACTGTGGTGCCCTTTGGAACAGACGAGGCTACTCGGGTGGTCGAGGTGCTCAAGAAGGCTTCGTAA
- a CDS encoding Jag family protein gives MSETSEDIKKLDREGDIAADYLEELLDIADLDGDIDISIDEDRATIAIVTEGEADERLRRLVGRHGATLNALQDLTRLAVQEKTGERSRLMLDIAGYRDERRAKIEEIAAEAIREVQETGDEIELDPMNPFERKVVHDAAAAAGLVSDSEGVGAGRHVVIKPADED, from the coding sequence ATGAGCGAAACGTCTGAGGATATTAAGAAGCTTGATCGCGAAGGCGATATTGCGGCTGACTACCTCGAAGAACTGCTGGATATTGCTGATCTCGACGGCGATATTGATATCTCGATTGACGAAGATCGTGCCACGATCGCCATTGTCACCGAGGGTGAAGCCGATGAGCGGCTGCGCCGCCTGGTGGGCCGGCACGGTGCCACTCTCAACGCGCTCCAGGATCTGACCCGCCTCGCGGTTCAGGAAAAGACCGGGGAACGCTCGCGGCTCATGCTGGATATCGCGGGCTATCGCGATGAACGGCGCGCCAAGATCGAAGAAATCGCCGCGGAAGCCATCCGCGAGGTGCAGGAAACCGGCGATGAAATCGAGCTGGATCCCATGAATCCCTTCGAGCGCAAGGTTGTGCACGACGCCGCTGCCGCGGCCGGGCTCGTTTCCGATTCCGAAGGCGTGGGCGCCGGGCGTCACGTGGTCATCAAGCCCGCGGACGAAGACTAA
- the yidC gene encoding membrane protein insertase YidC, with product MDTILAPFMWAVSWVMYGIHEGLVLLGMNQGAGPAWVCAIIGLTIVVRLLILPLYNRQIRASRAMQVLQPDIQKLQKKYKGKRDQVSMQRQQEELQALYRKHGASPMASCWPMLVQMPILFSLYRVLINFPSIANGKRGPIGPITQPVAQSFEETTFFGAPMSATISTAGQFANATQVRIVAVVLVIIMILSMFWTQRQLMTKNMPEQKDPNNAALRMQRMMLYGMPLIYVFSGAVFPVGVLIYWCAGNLWNMGQQSWFIRHNPTPGSRAYIEREKRILEKRKRKGLTDEEIAELEEQEQKGGQRYQPMSKERAKKAGLSPDAYMPRPEDEDKDDKPAVGKDGLTDEERARKRYERRQAERARARAKKNKKNRGK from the coding sequence GTGGATACAATTCTCGCTCCGTTTATGTGGGCGGTCTCGTGGGTGATGTACGGCATCCACGAAGGACTCGTACTCCTGGGAATGAACCAGGGCGCCGGGCCGGCGTGGGTCTGCGCCATTATCGGGCTGACCATTGTGGTTCGTCTGCTCATCTTGCCGCTGTATAACCGGCAGATTCGCGCTTCGCGGGCAATGCAGGTGCTGCAACCCGATATTCAGAAGCTGCAGAAGAAGTACAAGGGGAAGCGGGACCAGGTGTCCATGCAGCGCCAGCAGGAAGAACTGCAGGCGCTCTACCGCAAACACGGGGCCTCCCCCATGGCATCCTGCTGGCCGATGCTGGTGCAGATGCCGATTCTCTTCTCCCTGTACCGGGTGCTTATCAACTTCCCCTCTATCGCTAATGGCAAGCGTGGCCCCATCGGGCCGATCACCCAGCCGGTGGCGCAGTCCTTCGAGGAGACCACCTTCTTCGGCGCTCCCATGTCGGCCACCATTTCAACCGCGGGCCAATTTGCCAATGCCACGCAGGTGCGGATTGTCGCCGTCGTTCTGGTGATCATCATGATCCTCAGCATGTTCTGGACGCAGCGTCAGCTCATGACGAAGAATATGCCGGAACAAAAGGATCCGAATAACGCGGCTCTGCGCATGCAGCGCATGATGCTCTACGGCATGCCGCTGATCTATGTGTTCTCCGGAGCGGTGTTCCCGGTGGGCGTGCTCATTTACTGGTGCGCCGGTAACCTGTGGAATATGGGTCAGCAGAGCTGGTTCATTCGCCATAATCCGACTCCCGGTTCCCGTGCCTATATTGAGCGGGAAAAGCGGATCCTGGAAAAGCGCAAGCGCAAGGGTCTTACCGATGAGGAAATTGCGGAACTGGAAGAGCAGGAGCAGAAGGGCGGCCAGCGCTACCAGCCGATGAGCAAGGAACGCGCGAAGAAGGCCGGGCTGAGTCCCGATGCGTATATGCCGCGCCCGGAAGATGAGGATAAGGACGATAAGCCCGCCGTCGGCAAAGATGGTTTGACGGATGAAGAACGCGCCCGCAAGCGCTACGAACGCCGCCAGGCAGAACGGGCCCGGGCCCGCGCCAAGAAGAACAAGAAAAACCGCGGGAAATAA
- the yidD gene encoding membrane protein insertion efficiency factor YidD — MTHTPASGQPERHGKESMLVRAVRWYQRTISAARPPRCRYAPSCSAYAIQAIQIHGTGKGTLLTVWRLLRCNPLTKGGVDRVPPPGQWPSKPLDQDELLELYAKEDALDDTNNATGNPTREHPAA, encoded by the coding sequence ATGACGCACACGCCGGCAAGCGGACAACCGGAACGGCACGGCAAAGAAAGCATGCTGGTGCGGGCGGTCCGCTGGTACCAACGCACGATCTCAGCCGCGCGCCCGCCGCGATGCCGCTACGCACCGAGCTGTTCGGCCTATGCGATACAAGCCATACAGATTCACGGGACCGGCAAAGGTACACTTTTAACCGTGTGGCGCTTGCTACGGTGCAACCCGTTGACGAAGGGCGGCGTAGATAGAGTGCCACCGCCGGGTCAGTGGCCAAGCAAACCATTGGACCAAGATGAGCTTCTCGAGCTTTACGCCAAAGAAGACGCCTTAGACGATACGAACAACGCTACGGGCAATCCCACCCGGGAACACCCAGCAGCGTGA
- the rnpA gene encoding ribonuclease P protein component has product MLPAVHRMRSSADFDSAFSGARGSARRVQVILGSQSESTLTGPHPVRVGFVVSKAVGNSVVRHRVYRQLRHLMRARLSFFDDGDLVVVRAFPAAAGSSSAQLGEDLDRALAKARAQAVRTHETRAHQSADLAAGTQETRAVNAS; this is encoded by the coding sequence ATGCTTCCAGCCGTTCACCGCATGCGGAGTTCGGCGGATTTCGACTCGGCCTTTTCCGGAGCGCGCGGCTCTGCCCGGCGCGTTCAAGTCATCCTCGGCTCCCAGTCGGAATCGACCCTAACCGGCCCTCACCCTGTGCGGGTCGGTTTTGTCGTATCCAAAGCTGTGGGAAATTCCGTGGTGCGGCATCGGGTATACCGGCAACTGCGCCATCTCATGCGTGCGCGCCTAAGTTTTTTCGACGACGGCGATCTCGTCGTCGTTCGAGCTTTTCCCGCCGCGGCAGGAAGCAGCAGCGCGCAACTCGGTGAGGACCTGGACCGCGCGCTTGCCAAGGCACGGGCGCAAGCAGTGCGCACGCACGAAACACGCGCGCACCAAAGCGCAGATCTAGCAGCGGGCACGCAAGAAACGCGGGCGGTGAACGCGTCATGA
- the rpmH gene encoding 50S ribosomal protein L34: protein MVKRTFQPNNRRRAKVHGFRKRMSTRAGRAVLAARRRKGRAKISAQ from the coding sequence GTGGTTAAGCGGACTTTCCAGCCGAATAATCGCCGTCGCGCTAAGGTACACGGTTTCCGCAAGCGCATGTCGACCCGCGCGGGTCGCGCTGTTCTGGCAGCTCGCCGTCGCAAGGGTCGCGCCAAGATTTCGGCTCAGTAA
- the dnaA gene encoding chromosomal replication initiator protein DnaA: MAEMNPARDAWLAALELLRMQGDLSDSQSAFVRMAHPLATAEDIFMIVVGSEFVKNWIEEHVADLMTGALSNILGHSIRLVISIDPSVNESPLPATERREPRPVEAAPAPRRAETPTALSPDSEWNKSATYRDFTLEEPGAFPDAPGEPVAPAAPSALNTTHASAPHTAASHVPGSHVNAPHATAPGETTEPTSLATQTMASGEEKIYGNSADPSFAAMSTAAGLNPKYTFDNFVIGDSNRFPTATSLAVSEAPGTTYNPLFLYSDSGMGKTHLMHAIGNYAISLYPNIHVRYISAEEFTNAFINAVRDGRQSEFKDSFRKVDILLIDDIQFIGGRDTTVEEFFHTFNALTNSNKQIVITSDVAPNLLNGFEERMLSRFNSGVVASIDRPNLETRIAILEKKAHVDGISVPREVHEYIATHMTTNVREMEGALRRVTAFADLSKQPVSLTLSEMVLKDLITNPDSVDIKPSLIMAQTANYFAITIDDLTSADRSRIPVTARQIAMYLCREMTDLSLPKIGSLFGGRDHTTVMHAYRKIDKQMAERQTTYNQVSELSVRIKQAASQAE, from the coding sequence ATGGCGGAGATGAACCCCGCGCGCGATGCTTGGCTTGCCGCCTTGGAATTGCTGCGTATGCAGGGCGATCTCTCCGATTCGCAATCCGCTTTTGTGCGCATGGCCCACCCGCTGGCCACCGCCGAGGACATTTTTATGATCGTGGTGGGATCCGAGTTCGTGAAGAACTGGATCGAGGAACACGTTGCCGATCTCATGACCGGGGCGCTCTCCAATATTCTGGGTCACAGCATTCGCCTGGTGATTTCCATTGATCCGAGTGTGAATGAATCCCCGCTTCCGGCTACCGAGCGCCGCGAACCCCGGCCCGTTGAGGCCGCTCCGGCTCCGCGCCGGGCGGAAACTCCCACCGCACTTTCCCCGGATTCGGAATGGAATAAATCCGCTACCTACCGGGATTTCACCTTGGAGGAACCGGGAGCTTTTCCTGATGCGCCGGGCGAGCCGGTGGCTCCAGCTGCGCCGTCGGCCCTCAATACCACCCACGCAAGCGCGCCGCATACAGCGGCATCGCATGTGCCGGGATCGCACGTAAACGCGCCACATGCAACCGCGCCGGGCGAAACAACTGAACCGACCTCGCTCGCTACCCAAACGATGGCTTCCGGGGAAGAAAAGATTTACGGGAATTCGGCCGATCCTTCCTTTGCGGCGATGTCGACAGCCGCCGGGCTCAACCCGAAATACACCTTCGATAATTTCGTGATTGGGGATTCGAATCGTTTTCCCACCGCGACTTCGCTAGCGGTCTCGGAAGCGCCCGGGACTACCTATAATCCGCTGTTCCTCTACTCGGATTCCGGGATGGGGAAGACGCATCTTATGCACGCGATCGGGAATTATGCGATTTCGCTTTACCCGAATATTCACGTGCGCTATATCAGTGCCGAAGAGTTCACCAACGCTTTTATTAACGCGGTGCGTGACGGGCGACAAAGCGAATTCAAGGATTCTTTCCGCAAGGTCGATATTTTGCTGATCGACGATATCCAGTTCATTGGCGGGCGTGACACCACCGTGGAGGAGTTCTTCCACACCTTCAACGCCCTGACGAATTCCAATAAGCAGATTGTTATTACTTCCGATGTGGCACCGAATCTGCTCAACGGTTTTGAAGAGCGGATGCTCTCGCGTTTCAATTCCGGGGTGGTGGCCAGTATTGACCGCCCGAATCTGGAGACTCGTATCGCCATTCTGGAAAAGAAAGCGCATGTGGATGGCATTAGTGTGCCGCGCGAGGTGCATGAATATATCGCCACGCATATGACCACGAATGTGCGCGAAATGGAAGGGGCGCTGCGGCGGGTCACCGCCTTCGCGGATCTATCCAAACAGCCGGTTTCGCTCACGCTCTCCGAGATGGTCCTCAAGGATCTCATCACCAATCCGGACTCGGTGGACATTAAACCGAGCCTCATCATGGCGCAGACCGCAAATTACTTCGCCATCACCATTGATGACCTGACCAGCGCGGATCGTTCCCGGATCCCGGTGACCGCGCGGCAGATCGCCATGTATCTGTGCCGCGAAATGACGGATCTGTCCCTCCCGAAGATCGGTTCACTTTTCGGCGGGCGCGACCACACCACCGTCATGCACGCGTATCGCAAAATCGATAAGCAGATGGCCGAGCGGCAGACCACCTATAACCAGGTCTCCGAGCTCTCCGTGCGCATTAAGCAAGCCGCCAGCCAGGCGGAGTAG
- the dnaN gene encoding DNA polymerase III subunit beta, protein MKLRIEHDVFADAVSWTARTIPTRPSLPILSGIKIEAKDTGVIALSSYDPDISSYAEITGDVEEAGTILVHGRLLAEYARALPNKPIDLTVEGTKLDLQCGSSRMVMTSMPLEDYPAAPPLDGVSGVVDGAAWQHAVAQAVTAASTDDTLPLLVSVCIEINGENIALMATDRYRLAITNLTWEPEDPQISARILVRASRLSDIAKSLGSVGNVRMTLDTSGRTGLIGFRAADRQNVARLIDGDYPQVRALFPDTVNGYAVIDRLMLLDAIKRARLVVEKNSAVRLSFSEGSVVLDAGQNDSAQTSEALPATLTGEDIAMAFNPAYLQDGLTAVDTPFVRLSFTSPTKPAVITGQPEETGSDTDEFRLLLMPIRTYS, encoded by the coding sequence GTGAAATTGCGGATTGAACACGATGTCTTCGCGGACGCCGTCTCGTGGACGGCACGCACTATCCCCACCCGCCCTTCGCTGCCCATCCTCTCCGGGATCAAAATCGAAGCCAAAGACACCGGCGTCATTGCGCTTTCCTCCTACGATCCCGATATTTCCTCCTACGCTGAAATCACCGGGGATGTGGAAGAAGCCGGAACTATTTTGGTGCACGGGCGCCTGCTAGCCGAATACGCCCGCGCGCTGCCCAATAAGCCCATTGACCTCACGGTCGAAGGAACCAAACTTGATCTGCAATGCGGCTCTTCGCGCATGGTGATGACCTCGATGCCGCTGGAAGATTACCCAGCTGCCCCGCCTCTCGATGGGGTGTCCGGCGTGGTGGACGGTGCCGCCTGGCAGCATGCGGTGGCGCAGGCCGTCACCGCCGCCTCCACCGATGACACCCTCCCGCTTCTCGTCTCGGTCTGCATCGAAATCAACGGCGAAAATATCGCCCTCATGGCAACCGACCGCTACCGCCTGGCCATCACTAACCTCACCTGGGAACCGGAAGATCCGCAGATTTCCGCGCGTATCCTGGTGCGGGCCAGCCGCCTGTCCGATATTGCCAAGTCCCTCGGTTCGGTGGGCAATGTGCGCATGACCCTGGATACCAGCGGCCGTACCGGCCTCATCGGTTTCCGGGCCGCGGACCGCCAGAACGTGGCCCGCCTCATCGACGGGGATTACCCGCAGGTGCGGGCCCTCTTCCCGGATACCGTCAATGGGTACGCCGTGATTGATCGCCTTATGCTGCTCGATGCCATCAAGCGTGCGCGGCTCGTCGTCGAAAAAAATAGTGCGGTGCGCCTAAGCTTCAGCGAAGGCAGCGTGGTCTTGGACGCCGGCCAAAACGATTCGGCACAAACCAGTGAAGCCCTGCCGGCCACCCTCACCGGGGAAGATATTGCGATGGCTTTCAACCCGGCCTACCTGCAAGACGGCCTGACCGCGGTGGATACGCCTTTCGTGCGCCTGTCCTTCACCAGCCCCACGAAACCGGCGGTTATTACCGGCCAACCCGAAGAAACCGGCTCCGATACGGATGAGTTCCGCCTCCTCCTCATGCCGATTCGCACCTACTCCTAA
- the recF gene encoding DNA replication/repair protein RecF (All proteins in this family for which functions are known are DNA-binding proteins that assist the filamentation of RecA onto DNA for the initiation of recombination or recombinational repair.) translates to MYISDLALADFRNYRREVARFRPGVTILVGENGQGKTNLVEAIGYLATLTSHRVSSDNALIRQGATAGVVQARVLRGESPTTVEVEIYAGRANRARLNRGNVRPIEILGTIRAVLFAPEDLTLVRGEPAVRRAFLDDLMVQLRPRLASVKSEYERVIRQRAALLKTAGAARRRGKAVDHAAIDVWDEQLAALAAQIVAARAELVARLRPYVTDMYNVVSGNRGHARLDYAANAWRGTFTLPDAAALLNDDASCQAVTSHEEALRDVETARALLRSQLDERRDQEIERGVNLVGPHRDDLRLSLGTLPAKGYASHGESWSFALALRLACWKLLSEDGEPILLLDDVFAELDARRRERLAELVAGAEQVIVTAAVGDDLPESLRGDRLHIAAGSITGEVRDGA, encoded by the coding sequence GTGTACATCTCTGACTTAGCGCTGGCGGATTTTCGCAATTACCGGCGTGAAGTGGCACGTTTCCGCCCCGGGGTGACCATCCTCGTGGGCGAAAACGGCCAGGGAAAAACCAATCTGGTGGAGGCCATCGGCTACCTGGCCACCCTCACCTCCCACCGGGTTTCCTCCGATAATGCGCTGATTCGCCAGGGCGCCACCGCCGGCGTGGTGCAGGCCCGGGTGCTGCGCGGCGAATCGCCGACCACCGTGGAAGTGGAAATTTATGCCGGGCGCGCCAACCGGGCCCGCCTCAACCGCGGGAACGTGCGCCCGATAGAAATTCTGGGCACCATCCGCGCGGTGCTTTTCGCGCCCGAAGATTTGACGCTTGTGCGCGGCGAACCCGCGGTCCGGCGCGCTTTTCTGGACGACCTCATGGTGCAGCTGCGCCCGCGCCTCGCCTCCGTGAAAAGCGAATACGAGCGGGTGATTCGCCAGCGCGCCGCTCTCCTGAAAACAGCCGGGGCCGCGCGCCGCCGCGGGAAAGCCGTGGACCACGCCGCGATTGATGTGTGGGACGAGCAGCTTGCCGCGCTCGCCGCCCAGATCGTGGCCGCCCGCGCCGAATTGGTGGCGCGGCTGCGCCCGTACGTCACGGACATGTACAACGTGGTCTCCGGTAACCGCGGCCACGCCCGCCTCGATTACGCGGCGAATGCGTGGCGCGGTACCTTCACCCTGCCCGATGCCGCCGCGCTTTTAAACGACGACGCCAGCTGCCAGGCCGTCACCTCCCACGAAGAAGCACTGCGGGATGTGGAGACCGCCCGGGCTTTGCTGCGCTCCCAGCTGGATGAACGCCGGGATCAAGAAATTGAGCGGGGCGTGAATCTGGTGGGTCCGCACCGCGATGACCTGCGCTTATCTTTGGGGACTCTGCCGGCCAAAGGCTATGCCAGCCACGGGGAAAGCTGGAGTTTCGCCCTCGCGCTGCGCCTGGCCTGCTGGAAATTACTGAGTGAGGACGGCGAACCCATCCTCCTCCTCGACGATGTTTTTGCCGAACTTGACGCCCGCCGCCGCGAACGCCTGGCCGAGCTGGTGGCCGGCGCCGAGCAGGTGATTGTGACCGCCGCGGTGGGCGATGACCTGCCCGAAAGTCTGCGCGGGGACCGCCTCCATATCGCGGCCGGGAGTATTACCGGGGAGGTTCGCGATGGCGCGTGA
- a CDS encoding DUF721 domain-containing protein, producing the protein MARDAGDLFALHALDAAREAAFRRGDVRTRRPAAAPRYLAASGAGAPGENGAADRVGDPVASPGPGWGDVGSGARPSWRDPHPVGELLALTIRDRGWQSHLDIASVSARWDAIVGPNVARHCRIEDFSDDGVLTLRASSTSWKTQMRALLATLSGRIAAEIGEGIVKEIVILGPHRPSWKHGPLSVPGRGPRDTYG; encoded by the coding sequence ATGGCGCGTGATGCCGGCGATCTTTTCGCGCTCCACGCTCTGGATGCCGCCCGGGAAGCGGCGTTCCGGCGGGGTGATGTGCGTACCCGCCGCCCCGCTGCCGCCCCCCGCTATCTCGCGGCGAGCGGCGCGGGTGCGCCCGGCGAAAACGGCGCGGCTGATCGCGTCGGTGACCCGGTGGCCAGCCCCGGCCCGGGTTGGGGCGATGTGGGATCCGGGGCTCGGCCCTCCTGGCGCGACCCGCATCCGGTTGGTGAACTCCTGGCCCTCACCATCCGCGACCGCGGCTGGCAAAGTCACCTCGATATCGCCTCCGTCTCCGCGCGCTGGGATGCAATTGTGGGACCGAATGTGGCGCGGCACTGCCGTATTGAAGATTTTTCCGACGACGGCGTTCTCACCCTGCGCGCCTCATCCACCTCGTGGAAAACTCAGATGCGCGCGCTTCTCGCAACCCTTTCCGGGCGGATCGCCGCTGAAATAGGGGAGGGGATCGTCAAGGAGATTGTGATTCTGGGCCCGCATCGGCCCAGCTGGAAGCACGGGCCGCTCTCGGTTCCCGGCCGCGGGCCTCGCGATACCTATGGCTAG
- a CDS encoding metallopeptidase family protein, translated as MSEQEFEEAVADAIDLLPEAFLTSLPNVVFLVEEEPEPDMLRPEDYDEDGLPAVLGFYDGVALTERGDDAGLLPDRIFIFRGPLMRWCETREELVEEIGVTIIHEVGHFYGLNDDALHALGWE; from the coding sequence ATGTCCGAGCAAGAATTCGAGGAGGCGGTGGCCGATGCCATCGATCTGCTGCCCGAGGCTTTCCTCACCTCCCTTCCCAATGTGGTGTTTTTGGTGGAGGAGGAACCCGAGCCCGATATGCTCCGCCCGGAAGATTACGATGAGGACGGCCTGCCCGCGGTGCTCGGTTTTTACGACGGCGTCGCGCTGACCGAGCGCGGGGACGACGCAGGCTTACTTCCCGACCGCATCTTTATTTTCCGCGGCCCGCTCATGCGCTGGTGCGAAACGCGCGAAGAATTGGTGGAGGAAATCGGAGTCACCATTATTCACGAGGTCGGGCATTTTTACGGTTTGAACGACGACGCCCTGCACGCCCTGGGCTGGGAATAG